ACCCAGACAATGATCAGAAAGAACTAATCAAAGTTCATTTTGGCGCATGTAGATTTGTCTATAATTGGGCTTTAGAACAGAAGATAAAAACATATCAACAATCAAATAAATCAATATCAAGATTCGACTTACAAAAGATTTTAGTTCACGAAATAAAGCCTTCTAACGAATGGTTGAAAAAAGCTAATTCACAGGCTCTACTCGCCTCTTTGGTAAATGTAGAATCAGCATTTACAAAATTCTTTAGAGAAAAAACTGGATTCCCAAAGTTCAAATCTAAGAAAAATCCAGTGCAGTCCTATCAAATGCCACAACATTACACGGTAAATTTTGATAGAAATATTATCAAACTTCCCAAAATTGGAGAAGTAAATGCAGTTCTTCACAGAAGATTTGAAGGTGAAATGAAAACTGCAACTATCTCTAAATCAAGTACAGGAAAATATTTCATAAGTATTCTTGTTGACGATGGAAAAGAAACACCTGAAAAACAAGAAATATCAGAATCAAATACAATAGGCATAGATGTAGGTATAAAAGATTTTGCAATTCTTTCTAATGGAGAAAAAGTTGAGAATCCTAATACCTCAAAATTCTCTTAAAGATGAAATGTTTGCAAAGAGAGTTTCAAAGAAAGTTAAAGGTTCTAATAACCGAAACAAAGCTAGGCAACGTCTTTCTAAAATCCATGAGAAAATAAGCAATCAGAGAAACAATTTCCAGCACCAAATCTCTTCTAAACTTATCAGTGAGAACCAAGCTATTGCACTGGAAACTCTGAACGTAAAAGGTATGGTAAAAAATCATTGTCTGGCTCAATCTATTTCCGATGCTTCGTGGAGTAGTTTTGTAACAAAATTAGAGTATAAAGCTGAATGGTTAGGAAAGACTATTCTAAGGATCGGAAAATTTGAGCCCTCTCCCCAGATATGTAATGTTTGCGGTTATCATAATTCAGAATTGACATTAAAGGATAGAGAATGGGTATGTCCCGATTGCAAAACAAAGCATGATAGAGACATAAATGCTGCAATCAATATCAAAAAATTCTCTCTGCAAGATCAAAATCTTATAGTTATCTGACACCGTAGGAACTACGGGGATGGGCTTGTGGACTTGTGAACAGTAGTTCAAGGGATGAAGCAAGAAGCCCCTTCCTCGCCATCAGGCAGGGAGGGGTAGTTCACTAATCGGATGTTTTTAAATGCTACCGAGTAGCTTGCCGAAACTTATTTGCTATTATCCAGAACTTTGCCCTCGCCCTATCTCGGCCCGACAATTTGTAAACCTAATGGCAATCTATTTTTCACTAAACTCGCAGGGTATGCTTATTGCAAGCAAGCTATAATTATTACAAAAAATGTGTTGTCTGGAGAAGCCTCAAGGTGGCCTTTTTCTTTTTGGTACGTATAAGGGCCATGCTCTCGGCAGTACTACTGGATTGTTTTTGTCTCATACGAAAGCTCCCTCTTTGCCGAAGTTCATTCTTCACGTATATGGACTTGGCAACTAGCTGATCAATCCTGTAAAATTTCGCTTTGAAATCATCCAGCTGGGCTAAAATCGGTAAAGAAGCACACGATTCATTCTCCGTAGAGTGGGAATAGTATCCATAACGCGAACAATCGCATGCATCGCTAACGGCAGCCTGGAGTATGCGACCAGTTCAGACGTCCTGAACTCCTTGATAAGGTTGAGCTTTGGCTCAAGTTTCTTAATATCCTGGGGATCACCGAGCCCCCATTTGTAGGACGCGCCGGTTCCACCGATGTTTGTGATATTTTTTGCAGCAAATGGGTTGAGAGCATCAAACACCATCTGTCCGGTAGGGAAATGACCGGTCAGTCCACACTGGCAGGCGGGTCGATGCGGAAGATACGACTGTCCATGCCGCAGCCCAGATGCAGCACCGTTGCATCAGGGTGATCCGCGACATACTGAGTCGTCAACAGATCGAAATTCTTCGCCCGAATTGCGGTAATCATCGCCCCGATCTTGCCCACTTTGAATTTGCTGAAATCGTAATCAATGCAGCGAACTGCGTCCTCTGCCCATTGGTCCGGCAAGATGGGGTCCTCCCATTGGCTCTGCATAGCCCGGGCATACAGAGTCATGAGCATTGTTTCTTTTTCTTGCGTGAAGTGAACTTTTCCAATGGTCATTTTTATTCACCCTTGCCGACGTAATGTCAACACCTTTAGTAGTCGTGCGCCCCGCTTTCGGGCCGGTGAAATAGAGCCGTTTTAACTCATCGGCATCTGTATTGACGTCGCGGAAGCCTCACTGGGTCAGGAACGGCTCAATCTGACTTTCGCCAATCCCGAAAATATGCTACTCGCCAGTCACTCGCATTAGCCATCATATCTTTTCACGAAAG
The genomic region above belongs to Methanosarcina horonobensis HB-1 = JCM 15518 and contains:
- a CDS encoding class I SAM-dependent methyltransferase; amino-acid sequence: MTIGKVHFTQEKETMLMTLYARAMQSQWEDPILPDQWAEDAVRCIDYDFSKFKVGKIGAMITAIRAKNFDLLTTQYVADHPDATVLHLGCGMDSRIFRIDPPASVD